From one Ferrovibrio sp. MS7 genomic stretch:
- a CDS encoding efflux RND transporter periplasmic adaptor subunit, with translation MAAPEKLPFLHSDGPASHGAEDGHGHGGGNRGHGSEAEENPLKLSDDQVTQSGISLSPAREGELVRTTTFPGNVVANPDQVAAVAAKSSGVIVDLRKRLGDAVAKGELLAVLESREIAEAKGEFLAAQRSEALARTTFERERNLWEKKISSEQDYLQARATVEEARIRIDLARQKLAAFGFNGSDLSRLNGSNSGLQVLEIRSPIAGRVVERRGVLGASVPSETELFTVADLSKLWIEAAVAPADLAAIREGDLVAADGPIKAEGKVVFVSPVVDRETRLAKIVVQISNETGNWRLGDFASVTVKSAIERAAVLVPKAAIQRLKKESVVFVRTPDGFEKRDVVLGRSDGNQTEIRFGVEAGEEVAVMNSFVLKAQLEKAEAEHSH, from the coding sequence GTGGCGGCGCCGGAAAAACTGCCGTTCCTGCATAGCGATGGCCCAGCCAGCCATGGTGCCGAAGATGGCCATGGTCATGGCGGCGGGAATCGCGGCCATGGCAGTGAAGCAGAGGAGAATCCGCTGAAACTCAGCGATGATCAGGTGACGCAGTCGGGCATCAGCCTCAGCCCGGCGCGGGAAGGGGAGTTGGTGCGGACCACCACTTTCCCCGGCAATGTGGTGGCGAACCCGGATCAGGTTGCGGCTGTGGCTGCCAAGTCCTCCGGTGTCATTGTTGATCTGCGTAAGCGGCTCGGCGATGCCGTGGCCAAGGGGGAATTGCTGGCGGTTTTGGAAAGCCGCGAGATTGCCGAAGCCAAAGGTGAATTCCTGGCGGCTCAACGCAGCGAAGCTCTGGCGCGCACCACCTTTGAACGGGAACGCAATCTCTGGGAAAAAAAGATCAGCTCGGAACAGGATTATCTGCAAGCGCGCGCCACGGTCGAGGAGGCCCGCATCCGGATCGATCTTGCGCGCCAGAAGCTTGCCGCTTTCGGTTTTAATGGCAGCGATCTGTCGCGGCTGAATGGCAGCAATTCCGGTTTGCAGGTATTGGAAATCCGCAGCCCGATTGCCGGCAGGGTGGTGGAGCGCCGCGGCGTACTGGGTGCCTCGGTTCCCAGCGAGACTGAACTCTTCACCGTTGCAGACCTTTCAAAACTCTGGATCGAGGCTGCGGTGGCGCCGGCCGACCTCGCTGCCATACGCGAGGGGGACCTGGTTGCGGCTGATGGGCCGATCAAGGCCGAGGGCAAGGTGGTTTTCGTCAGTCCGGTGGTCGATCGCGAAACCCGCCTGGCCAAGATCGTGGTGCAGATCAGCAATGAAACAGGCAACTGGCGCCTTGGCGATTTCGCCTCGGTAACGGTGAAAAGCGCCATTGAGCGGGCCGCCGTCCTGGTGCCGAAGGCCGCGATTCAACGCTTGAAGAAGGAGTCGGTGGTGTTTGTTCGCACTCCGGATGGTTTTGAGAAACGTGATGTTGTCCTCGGACGCAGCGATGGCAATCAAACCGAGATCCGTTTTGGCGTGGAGGCCGGCGAGGAAGTGGCGGTGATGAACTCCTTTGTGCTCAAGGCTCAGCTTGAAAAGGCTGAAGCCGAGCATTCGCACTGA
- a CDS encoding TolC family protein, with product MRLPLLALAVMAGLVKPLAAQTPVQITPVQTIPVQITPASGAVARIGSLEEALRIGEANSPRLRVAEARREAAGGDRLQAEARPNPELFVDADNFAGSKSYRGSRNIEVAAGISQTIEMGGKREARIGFADAGLALAGHERDVDQLALREEIARGYVSALYAARVVALEGDRLKNAQALAGAVRERVQNGREPPFQARKSEIAQAAAEVATQKAEREYAAVLATLAGSLGVTRIDLANDGGWFERSGALPNVGPDEESLRANPDFSRAGAAIAQARTAIAKEQSAAVPDPTLRAGIRRYNEDDSNAFMVGISIPIPVFDSNRGGIQRARQELVRAEAEADALRLNLLASLAKARQSLQAAHREVEVLSRTIIPAADETYAAAAEGYAAGKFGFLDLLDAQRTQFDVKAQHATALRDYHLARIELMRLAGRTY from the coding sequence ATGCGTCTCCCCCTGCTTGCGCTCGCCGTAATGGCGGGCCTGGTCAAGCCTTTGGCCGCGCAAACCCCTGTGCAGATTACCCCTGTGCAGACCATTCCTGTGCAGATCACGCCGGCTTCTGGTGCAGTGGCCCGGATCGGCAGTCTTGAAGAAGCCCTCCGTATCGGCGAGGCAAATTCGCCGCGGCTGCGTGTTGCCGAGGCGCGGCGGGAAGCTGCCGGCGGCGACCGCCTGCAGGCGGAAGCCCGGCCCAATCCGGAACTGTTCGTCGATGCCGACAATTTTGCCGGCAGCAAATCCTATCGCGGCAGCCGCAATATCGAGGTCGCCGCCGGCATCTCCCAGACCATCGAAATGGGTGGCAAGCGGGAAGCGCGGATCGGTTTCGCCGATGCCGGCCTCGCTCTGGCGGGACACGAACGCGATGTCGATCAACTGGCTCTGCGCGAGGAGATCGCCCGTGGCTATGTGTCGGCGCTGTATGCCGCCCGTGTCGTGGCGCTTGAAGGTGATCGGCTGAAGAATGCGCAAGCCCTTGCCGGTGCCGTGCGCGAGCGGGTGCAGAATGGCCGCGAGCCGCCGTTCCAAGCGCGCAAGAGCGAAATCGCGCAAGCCGCCGCCGAGGTGGCGACCCAGAAAGCGGAGCGCGAATATGCTGCCGTACTAGCAACGCTAGCCGGCAGCCTTGGTGTTACTCGGATCGACCTGGCCAATGACGGCGGCTGGTTTGAGCGCAGTGGTGCCCTTCCCAATGTGGGGCCCGATGAGGAAAGCCTGCGCGCCAACCCGGATTTCAGCCGTGCCGGTGCCGCCATAGCCCAGGCAAGGACAGCTATTGCCAAGGAGCAGTCCGCCGCCGTGCCAGATCCGACCCTGCGCGCCGGGATTCGCCGCTACAACGAGGATGACAGCAACGCCTTCATGGTTGGTATTTCGATCCCGATTCCGGTGTTCGACAGCAATCGGGGCGGTATCCAGCGTGCGCGCCAGGAACTGGTCCGCGCGGAAGCCGAGGCGGATGCATTGCGCCTCAATCTGCTGGCCAGCCTGGCGAAAGCGCGGCAGTCGCTGCAGGCGGCGCACCGCGAAGTGGAGGTGCTGAGCCGGACGATCATCCCGGCTGCGGACGAGACCTATGCCGCTGCAGCCGAGGGCTATGCTGCCGGCAAATTCGGCTTTCTCGATCTGCTCGATGCCCAGCGCACGCAATTCGATGTCAAAGCGCAACATGCCACCGCCCTGCGCGACTATCACCTGGCACGCATCGAGTTGATGCGTCTCGCCGGCCGCACTTATTGA
- a CDS encoding transglutaminase-like domain-containing protein encodes MGMMGEAAQAKSGLLAETRLLDFSATTIQALIDRQSWRGLPPEAAAAGIYTFVRDEILFGYNSDDALPASQILSDGYGQCNTKATLFMALLRAVGIPCRFHGFTIHKALQRGAVTGIFYHLAPNDILHSWVEVWLNGRWINLEGLILDRPYLRQLQHRFKDSSRNFCGYGAATANLCMPEVEWTGGDTYIQRDGINRDFGLYDTPDAFYAEVGTNVTGWRRWLYVHFVRHLMNSNVARIRNAVI; translated from the coding sequence ATGGGTATGATGGGCGAAGCTGCACAGGCAAAAAGCGGCCTGCTGGCGGAAACGCGCTTGCTGGATTTCAGCGCCACGACAATCCAGGCGCTAATCGACCGTCAGTCTTGGCGGGGCCTGCCGCCGGAGGCAGCGGCAGCCGGAATCTATACCTTCGTGCGCGATGAGATTCTATTTGGCTATAACAGCGACGACGCCCTGCCAGCGTCGCAAATCCTGAGCGACGGCTATGGCCAGTGCAATACCAAAGCGACCTTGTTCATGGCACTCCTGCGGGCGGTGGGCATCCCCTGCCGTTTTCATGGCTTCACGATTCACAAGGCATTGCAGCGCGGCGCGGTGACCGGAATTTTCTATCACCTGGCACCCAATGACATCCTGCATAGTTGGGTGGAGGTCTGGCTGAATGGCCGGTGGATCAATCTCGAAGGCCTGATCCTCGACAGGCCATACCTTCGGCAGTTGCAGCACCGGTTCAAGGACAGCAGCCGGAACTTCTGCGGCTATGGTGCGGCAACGGCGAATCTCTGTATGCCAGAGGTCGAATGGACAGGGGGTGACACCTATATCCAGCGCGACGGCATCAACCGCGACTTCGGACTCTATGACACGCCGGACGCGTTTTATGCCGAGGTCGGCACCAATGTGACGGGTTGGCGTCGCTGGCTTTACGTTCATTTCGTGCGGCATCTCATGAACAGCAACGTCGCCCGTATCCGGAATGCCGTAATTTGA
- a CDS encoding MerR family transcriptional regulator, whose amino-acid sequence MEMAIGKLAEQSGCSVQIVRHYEQAGLLPSPPRTGGNQRRYGQAHLQRLQFIRHARDLGFSLDDIRELVTLTDRPDQSCAAVDRVAQKHLEDVERRLKQLEGMRAELRRMVRACGRGRIADCRIIETLADFSHQHCQFHEHGTTPAASRRRKL is encoded by the coding sequence ATGGAAATGGCGATTGGCAAACTGGCGGAACAAAGCGGTTGTTCGGTGCAGATCGTGCGCCACTATGAGCAGGCTGGCCTGCTGCCCTCACCACCCCGCACCGGCGGCAACCAGCGCCGCTATGGCCAGGCGCATCTGCAGCGGCTGCAATTCATCCGCCATGCCCGCGACCTCGGCTTCTCCCTCGATGACATCCGCGAGCTGGTCACGCTGACCGACCGGCCCGACCAATCTTGCGCAGCCGTCGACAGGGTGGCGCAAAAGCATCTCGAGGACGTGGAGCGCCGCCTCAAGCAGCTGGAGGGTATGCGGGCGGAATTGCGGCGGATGGTGCGTGCCTGCGGGCGTGGCCGTATCGCCGATTGCCGCATCATCGAAACCCTGGCGGATTTTTCCCACCAGCATTGCCAATTTCACGAGCACGGCACCACGCCGGCGGCATCGCGGCGCAGAAAACTGTAG
- a CDS encoding heavy metal translocating P-type ATPase, with translation MASLNSEPTSQGDSYEWSISGMDCGSCTAKIRDALRRLPGVSDIEIGLMSERLRLRLDAGASTPDTIEKTVRALGFGIVAQQKSQVEPPEQREPVQRPHHDHQHQHGDPQDHGQSWYNTGKGRLALITGLLLAAAWAIGHLGSAQLGNWAFIVACLIGLVPVARRAFAALRLGQPFTIESLMTIAAIGAIAINAAEEAALVVFLFAVGEVLEGVAAGKARDSIRALASLVPKTALLLTAGEPREVPAEQLAVGQVVLVRPGDRIPADGEIITGTSGIDESPVTGESLPKTRGPGEAVFAGSINTEAVLHLRVTKAAADNTIARIIRLVEEAEEARAPTERFIDRFSRWYMPAIVLLAACVALLPPLALAQPWDIWIYRGLALLLIGCPCALVISVPASIASALSAGARRGLLMKGGAVMEAAAGITHVAFDKTGTLTHGRPEVTDVVDLGTAGEGKILAVAAAVEAGSSHPLAQAVLKRAAKAGVSPISGSAARILPGRGVAATVDGKEAWVASPRHAAEAGILNEQGLRRAADLEQEGKTVAVVFQADGILGLIAMRDELRADAADAMRQLRAMGLGAVILTGDNPRTAAAIAGILGMDYRAEMLPEQKLEAIRDLSRSGSVMMIGDGINDAPALKQAAVGVAMGSGTDVALETADAAVLRDRVTDIPAKIRLARAAMANIRQNIALALGLKAVFLVTSVVGLTGLWIAILADTGATVLVTLNALRLLRFDPEREA, from the coding sequence ATGGCTTCCCTGAACTCCGAGCCGACCAGCCAAGGCGACTCTTACGAATGGTCCATTTCCGGCATGGATTGCGGTTCATGCACGGCAAAGATTCGGGATGCCCTGCGGCGGCTGCCGGGCGTCAGCGATATTGAAATCGGCCTGATGTCCGAGCGGCTGCGCCTGCGGCTGGATGCCGGCGCTTCCACGCCGGACACCATAGAGAAAACCGTGCGCGCCCTGGGCTTTGGCATTGTCGCGCAACAGAAAAGCCAGGTCGAACCGCCGGAACAGCGCGAGCCGGTTCAGCGGCCACACCACGACCACCAGCATCAGCACGGCGATCCGCAGGATCATGGCCAGTCCTGGTACAACACCGGCAAAGGCAGGCTTGCGCTCATCACCGGCCTGCTTCTTGCCGCCGCCTGGGCTATCGGCCATCTGGGATCGGCGCAACTCGGCAACTGGGCTTTCATTGTCGCTTGCCTGATCGGCCTGGTGCCCGTGGCACGCCGCGCCTTTGCCGCCCTGCGCCTGGGGCAGCCCTTCACAATCGAAAGCCTGATGACCATTGCCGCCATCGGCGCGATTGCCATCAATGCGGCCGAAGAGGCAGCCCTTGTCGTCTTTCTCTTCGCGGTCGGCGAAGTGCTGGAAGGTGTGGCTGCCGGCAAGGCCCGCGACAGTATCCGCGCTCTGGCCAGCCTGGTGCCCAAAACGGCCCTGCTGCTGACAGCTGGCGAGCCACGGGAAGTGCCGGCGGAACAGCTTGCCGTGGGTCAGGTGGTGCTGGTGCGGCCTGGCGACCGGATCCCGGCCGATGGCGAGATCATCACCGGCACCTCGGGCATCGATGAAAGCCCGGTAACCGGCGAAAGCCTGCCCAAAACCCGTGGCCCCGGCGAGGCGGTATTTGCCGGCTCGATCAATACCGAGGCCGTGCTGCATCTGCGGGTCACCAAGGCCGCTGCGGACAACACGATTGCCCGCATCATCCGCCTGGTGGAGGAAGCCGAGGAAGCCCGGGCACCGACCGAGCGTTTCATCGACCGTTTCAGCCGCTGGTACATGCCCGCCATCGTATTGCTGGCCGCCTGCGTCGCGCTGCTGCCGCCACTGGCGCTTGCCCAGCCCTGGGATATCTGGATTTACCGCGGCCTCGCGCTGCTGCTGATCGGTTGCCCCTGTGCCCTGGTCATATCGGTGCCCGCGTCGATTGCTTCGGCACTATCAGCCGGTGCACGGCGTGGCCTGCTGATGAAAGGCGGCGCAGTGATGGAAGCGGCAGCCGGCATCACGCATGTCGCCTTTGATAAAACCGGCACGCTGACCCATGGCCGCCCGGAAGTCACCGATGTCGTCGATCTCGGCACAGCCGGCGAAGGAAAAATCCTGGCGGTGGCCGCAGCGGTGGAAGCAGGCTCAAGCCATCCGCTTGCCCAGGCGGTCCTGAAACGGGCGGCGAAGGCCGGCGTCTCGCCGATATCCGGCAGCGCCGCCAGAATACTGCCCGGCAGAGGCGTGGCGGCCACCGTCGATGGCAAGGAAGCCTGGGTTGCCAGTCCGCGGCATGCGGCTGAAGCGGGCATCCTGAACGAGCAGGGCTTGCGCCGTGCCGCCGATCTGGAGCAGGAAGGCAAGACCGTGGCGGTGGTATTCCAGGCCGATGGCATCCTCGGCCTGATCGCCATGCGAGACGAATTGCGCGCCGATGCGGCGGATGCGATGCGGCAATTGCGGGCCATGGGCCTGGGCGCCGTGATCCTGACCGGCGACAACCCGCGCACGGCGGCGGCCATTGCCGGGATTCTGGGCATGGATTACCGCGCCGAAATGCTGCCGGAACAGAAGCTCGAAGCCATCCGCGACCTCAGCCGCAGCGGCAGCGTGATGATGATCGGCGATGGCATCAACGATGCCCCGGCGTTGAAGCAGGCGGCCGTGGGCGTCGCCATGGGCTCCGGCACGGATGTCGCCCTGGAAACCGCCGATGCTGCGGTATTGCGCGACCGCGTGACGGATATACCGGCCAAAATCCGGCTCGCCCGTGCCGCCATGGCAAACATCCGGCAGAATATCGCCTTGGCCCTCGGGCTGAAGGCGGTTTTCCTGGTCACTTCGGTGGTCGGCCTCACCGGATTGTGGATCGCCATCCTGGCCGATACCGGCGCAACGGTACTGGTCACCCTGAATGCCTTGCGCCTGCTGCGTTTCGATCCCGAGCGGGAGGCATGA